The Candidatus Latescibacterota bacterium genome has a window encoding:
- a CDS encoding transcriptional regulator, producing the protein MNDKKATINEIKKLRQVPDEVKVRLKEYGRIKKTILKALEADPKSIPEISAETGLDQEVVTYHLMTMIKFKEVEVDSLDDMDEYYSYRKAEG; encoded by the coding sequence ATGAACGATAAAAAAGCTACGATAAACGAGATCAAAAAGTTGAGGCAGGTGCCCGACGAGGTGAAGGTCCGGTTGAAGGAGTATGGCAGGATCAAAAAGACGATCCTGAAGGCTCTCGAGGCGGATCCGAAGTCGATTCCCGAGATATCGGCCGAAACGGGGCTCGATCAGGAAGTAGTGACATATCATCTGATGACGATGATCAAGTTCAAGGAGGTCGAGGTCGACAGCCTTGACGATATGGACGAATATTATTCATACAGGAAGGCAGAGGGATAA
- a CDS encoding 4Fe-4S dicluster domain-containing protein: MVKIRPEFSDEIKKFGGVDFNACYNCGNCTAVCPLSVNDNTFPRRLLRYTVLGMEEDIQSSTDPWLCYYCGDCSTTCPRQANPGEIMMALRRYLTASYDWTGLSRKFYTSKKWGIGSLVLIGVIVILLFAFFLPFTADPAGLINEDGGVRINHFVKGMDGETFVRMIETGDLVMAGIITFFLVSNIFNMYLKIVIRNRKKVKVPFSLYVKEAWNLFYHFGTQNRFSKCEGKSYWLLHWLLMSGYTLMFTVIVVFLPWFQTEKIHPIYHPQRFIGYYATFGILLAIIVWSVNRLRKSGEIHKYSHKTDWVFLIMLFLTTLTGILLHIFRITGMVHSTYYTYVIHLAILVPMLVVEVPFSKWSHLAYRPLAIYFTNLVNKASESKS; this comes from the coding sequence ATGGTCAAGATCAGACCGGAATTCTCGGATGAGATAAAGAAATTTGGCGGTGTTGATTTCAACGCCTGCTACAATTGCGGGAACTGCACCGCTGTGTGTCCGCTGTCGGTAAACGACAACACCTTCCCAAGGCGTCTGCTCAGATACACTGTCCTCGGGATGGAAGAGGATATTCAGAGCTCGACCGATCCGTGGCTCTGCTACTATTGCGGCGATTGCAGCACTACCTGTCCGCGTCAGGCGAATCCGGGCGAGATCATGATGGCGCTGAGAAGATACCTGACTGCCAGCTATGACTGGACAGGCCTGTCGAGGAAGTTTTACACCTCGAAAAAATGGGGGATCGGTTCGCTCGTATTGATCGGAGTGATCGTGATTCTGCTTTTCGCCTTCTTCCTCCCCTTCACAGCCGACCCGGCCGGACTGATAAACGAAGATGGCGGAGTGAGGATCAACCATTTCGTCAAAGGAATGGATGGCGAGACCTTTGTCAGAATGATCGAGACCGGCGACCTGGTGATGGCTGGAATAATCACTTTTTTTCTTGTATCGAATATCTTCAACATGTACCTGAAGATCGTGATAAGAAACAGGAAGAAGGTCAAGGTTCCCTTCAGCCTCTATGTGAAGGAAGCCTGGAACCTGTTCTATCATTTCGGTACGCAGAACAGGTTCTCGAAATGCGAGGGCAAATCATACTGGCTCCTCCACTGGCTGCTGATGTCGGGGTATACGCTCATGTTTACGGTGATAGTCGTTTTCCTGCCATGGTTCCAGACGGAGAAGATTCATCCCATCTACCATCCGCAGCGGTTCATCGGATATTACGCGACCTTCGGGATCCTGCTTGCCATCATCGTCTGGTCGGTGAACAGGTTGCGCAAGAGCGGGGAGATACACAAGTATTCCCACAAGACCGACTGGGTCTTTCTGATCATGCTTTTCCTGACGACCCTGACCGGCATCCTGCTGCATATCTTCAGGATAACGGGCATGGTCCATTCAACATACTACACCTACGTGATTCACCTGGCGATCCTGGTGCCGATGCTTGTGGTCGAGGTCCCTTTCTCGAAATGGTCACACCTCGCTTACAGGCCCCTTGCCATCTATTTTACGAATCTTGTGAACAAGGCTTCTGAATCGAAGAGTTAA